From the Thermococcus sp. 18S1 genome, one window contains:
- a CDS encoding lysyl aminopeptidase, translated as MVDIELLRKVVEAPGVSGHEFLGIRDVVFEALRDHVDEIYVDKLGNVIAHKKGKGPRIMIAAHMDKIGVMVNHIDKEGYLHVVPVGGVDPRTLVAQRIRFFTEKGERFGVVGHIPPHLQKPEDRKKAADWDTIVVDVGADSREEAEEMGFRVGTVGEFAPAFVQLNENRIATPYLDDRVCLYAMIETARAVENHEADIYFVASVQEEVGLRGARVASYAIDPEIGIAMDVTFAKQVGDKGKIVPKLGGGPVMDVGPNINPKVRAFADEVAKKYGIELQVEASPRPTGTDANIMQINREGVATAVLSIPIRYMHSQVETADLRDIDKTIEFAKHFLEELREMDLTP; from the coding sequence ATGGTGGACATTGAACTGCTCAGGAAAGTTGTGGAAGCGCCGGGAGTTTCCGGCCACGAGTTCCTTGGAATAAGGGACGTCGTTTTTGAGGCCCTGAGGGACCACGTGGACGAGATATACGTTGACAAGCTCGGCAACGTTATCGCCCACAAGAAGGGCAAAGGGCCGAGGATAATGATAGCCGCCCACATGGACAAGATAGGCGTCATGGTCAACCACATAGACAAGGAGGGCTACCTCCACGTCGTTCCCGTTGGAGGCGTTGACCCAAGAACCCTCGTCGCCCAGAGGATAAGGTTCTTCACCGAGAAGGGCGAGCGCTTTGGAGTCGTTGGCCACATACCGCCGCACCTCCAGAAGCCGGAGGACAGGAAGAAGGCCGCGGACTGGGACACCATCGTTGTGGACGTCGGCGCTGACAGCAGGGAAGAAGCCGAGGAGATGGGCTTCCGCGTCGGGACCGTCGGTGAGTTCGCCCCAGCCTTCGTCCAGCTCAACGAGAACAGGATCGCCACCCCGTACCTCGACGACCGTGTTTGCCTCTACGCCATGATAGAGACCGCCAGGGCAGTTGAGAACCACGAGGCTGACATATACTTCGTCGCCTCCGTGCAGGAGGAGGTGGGCCTCCGCGGTGCCAGAGTTGCCAGCTACGCCATAGACCCTGAGATAGGCATAGCCATGGACGTCACCTTCGCCAAGCAAGTCGGCGACAAGGGCAAGATAGTTCCGAAGCTCGGCGGCGGTCCGGTTATGGACGTCGGCCCGAACATCAACCCCAAGGTTCGCGCCTTTGCCGACGAGGTTGCCAAGAAGTACGGGATAGAGCTCCAGGTCGAGGCCAGTCCGAGGCCGACCGGAACCGATGCCAACATAATGCAGATCAACCGCGAGGGCGTTGCCACGGCCGTCCTCAGCATACCGATACGCTACATGCACAGCCAGGTCGAGACGGCTGACCTCAGGGACATCGACAAGACCATCGAGTTCGCCAAGCACTTCCTTGAGGAGCTTCGCGAGATGGACCTCACTCCGTGA
- a CDS encoding archaemetzincin family Zn-dependent metalloprotease, whose protein sequence is MILVVPIGDVDTRTVEAVSRFVGSYYSRLGLPARVSDPIPAEWFSDAYNPSRNQFIGRVFLETLGGIKAKTGARAVLGITSLDLYEKGLNFIFGLAHPGMGAAIISTFRLRPEFYGEETTGNLLIERAVKEAMHELGHIFGLGHCPNRWCVMHFSNSILDTDVKGPYYCTSCELKLKKNWG, encoded by the coding sequence GTGATACTCGTTGTGCCCATAGGTGATGTGGATACCAGAACCGTAGAGGCGGTCTCTAGGTTCGTTGGCAGCTACTATTCCCGTCTGGGCCTCCCGGCCAGGGTGTCCGATCCGATACCTGCAGAATGGTTCTCGGACGCGTACAATCCCTCCCGGAACCAGTTCATTGGCAGGGTGTTTCTGGAGACCCTTGGGGGGATAAAAGCAAAAACCGGGGCGAGGGCGGTTCTTGGAATCACATCACTTGACCTCTACGAAAAGGGCCTGAACTTCATATTCGGACTCGCCCACCCCGGAATGGGGGCCGCGATCATTTCAACATTTCGCCTTAGGCCCGAGTTCTACGGGGAGGAGACTACCGGGAATTTGCTGATTGAGAGGGCAGTTAAAGAGGCCATGCACGAACTCGGCCACATCTTCGGCCTGGGTCACTGCCCGAACCGGTGGTGCGTAATGCACTTCTCCAATTCTATACTTGACACGGACGTGAAGGGGCCGTACTACTGCACATCCTGTGAGCTCAAACTGAAGAAAAACTGGGGGTGA
- a CDS encoding gamma carbonic anhydrase family protein — MVIYELEGKRPKIHETAFVDESASVIGDVVLEEKSSVWPSAVLRGDIEQIYIGCCSNVQDNVSIHTSHGQPTIIGKYVTIGHNAVVHGAEIGDYTIIGMGAIVLDGAKIGKHVVIGAGALVPPGKEIPDYSLVVGVPGKVVRQLSEEEIEWTKKNAEIYMELAEKHLRSRKKIE; from the coding sequence ATGGTGATTTACGAGCTCGAGGGAAAGAGGCCTAAAATTCACGAGACCGCATTCGTCGATGAGAGTGCCTCCGTCATAGGGGACGTCGTCCTTGAGGAGAAGAGCAGCGTCTGGCCGAGCGCGGTTCTTAGGGGAGACATAGAGCAGATTTACATCGGCTGCTGCTCCAATGTCCAGGACAACGTCAGCATACACACCTCCCACGGTCAGCCCACGATAATAGGTAAGTACGTCACCATCGGCCACAACGCCGTCGTACACGGTGCCGAGATAGGGGACTACACCATCATAGGCATGGGGGCAATAGTTCTCGATGGGGCCAAGATAGGGAAGCACGTCGTCATAGGTGCCGGCGCCCTCGTCCCGCCCGGAAAGGAGATACCCGACTACAGCCTCGTCGTCGGAGTTCCAGGAAAGGTCGTCAGGCAGCTCAGCGAGGAGGAGATCGAGTGGACTAAGAAGAACGCCGAGATATACATGGAGCTGGCTGAGAAGCACCTCAGGTCAAGGAAGAAGATTGAGTGA
- the cyaB gene encoding class IV adenylate cyclase, translated as MIEIEIKGYADDKIFSRVRENFEMIRKEYHEDTYFQHPCRDFAKTDEALRIRVRRFNGHFEAFLTYKGPKIDSNSKTRKEIEVPLSDPDKHAEILARLGFREVMTVEKVREKYYVDKGIVIALDEIDRLGKFIEIEALAESEEVVEETVKRLRKILEDLGVKHFERRSYLELLLERR; from the coding sequence ATGATTGAGATAGAGATCAAGGGATACGCGGATGATAAAATCTTCAGCAGGGTTCGGGAGAACTTCGAGATGATACGGAAAGAGTATCACGAGGACACGTACTTTCAGCATCCCTGTAGGGATTTCGCCAAGACTGACGAGGCGCTCAGGATAAGGGTGAGACGCTTCAACGGACACTTTGAGGCGTTTCTGACGTACAAAGGGCCGAAAATAGACTCGAACTCAAAGACACGAAAGGAGATCGAAGTCCCACTCAGCGATCCGGACAAGCACGCCGAAATACTTGCCCGACTAGGCTTCAGGGAGGTCATGACCGTTGAAAAGGTCAGAGAAAAGTATTACGTGGACAAGGGAATTGTCATAGCACTGGACGAGATCGACAGACTCGGGAAGTTCATAGAGATAGAGGCCCTGGCCGAGAGTGAGGAGGTCGTGGAAGAGACCGTAAAGCGGCTGAGGAAGATACTTGAAGATCTGGGAGTAAAACACTTTGAGAGACGCTCGTACCTCGAGCTCCTGCTTGAAAGGAGGTGA
- the hjc gene encoding Holliday junction resolvase Hjc yields the protein MRYRRGASAERELIKMLEKAGFAVVRSAGSKKVDIIAGNGKLYLCIEVKSTRDEKLYFSEEDYRKLTSFAERFGGRPVVAVKFINNGWRFFHPTDMEKGGKNYKVSLQTKNYLTFDEVIGRQKSLEGVIERET from the coding sequence ATGAGGTACAGAAGGGGAGCGAGCGCCGAGAGGGAGCTCATAAAGATGCTCGAAAAAGCCGGCTTCGCCGTTGTCCGCTCCGCAGGAAGCAAGAAGGTTGATATAATAGCCGGAAATGGGAAGCTTTACCTCTGCATAGAGGTCAAAAGCACCCGCGATGAGAAGCTCTACTTCAGCGAGGAGGACTACAGAAAGCTGACGTCCTTTGCCGAGAGGTTCGGGGGAAGGCCAGTGGTGGCGGTTAAGTTCATCAACAACGGCTGGAGGTTCTTCCACCCGACAGACATGGAGAAAGGGGGCAAGAACTATAAGGTGAGTCTTCAAACAAAGAATTACCTCACCTTCGATGAAGTCATAGGGAGACAGAAGTCCCTCGAAGGGGTGATAGAACGTGAAACTTAG
- a CDS encoding HepT-like ribonuclease domain-containing protein yields the protein MGSVEYEEVLKSVRLIREGMPASVEEFKSMGLARDGVYKRLEFAIGVVLDGLSELAREHDIIALSYKEMVEGLSEKGVIPESVADKAIFLAQLREVLIYDYDLVNDEMAFRDMGEYLEFIETVLTFLEGSR from the coding sequence GTGGGAAGCGTGGAATATGAGGAGGTTCTGAAAAGCGTGAGGCTCATCAGGGAAGGAATGCCCGCCTCCGTCGAGGAGTTCAAATCCATGGGACTCGCGCGGGATGGAGTATATAAACGGCTCGAGTTCGCTATCGGGGTGGTTCTGGATGGGCTCTCAGAACTCGCAAGGGAGCACGACATTATCGCCCTGTCATACAAGGAGATGGTTGAAGGCCTCTCGGAGAAAGGAGTAATTCCCGAAAGCGTCGCTGATAAGGCAATTTTCCTGGCCCAGCTCAGGGAGGTTCTCATCTACGACTATGATTTGGTAAACGATGAAATGGCATTCAGAGACATGGGGGAGTACCTTGAATTCATCGAGACGGTCCTGACGTTCCTGGAGGGGTCCAGGTGA
- a CDS encoding TBP-interacting protein produces MQYGELSPRIKRVYAQVRYLDDYHWEISGDKIVGIHKKSNVRVTIDVADNKEHAEKLAEGDGVGIRIIAVPDKSVFYIHNGAFILTYRYIKATLADINDHIVWSGFKVVEDGGSLIQEDLYEYLGGVLINHIKNNMLAGQDYIFWQFYKCEECGKYVDVESLERHLKGHGIKHHEKSEERYEVFEINFRDGKVYDKYGKEVPMKEFSEEARDFLDEILAGSRITGE; encoded by the coding sequence ATGCAGTACGGTGAACTGAGCCCAAGGATAAAGAGGGTCTACGCTCAGGTGAGATACCTGGATGATTATCACTGGGAAATATCCGGCGACAAGATAGTGGGAATCCACAAGAAGAGCAACGTCAGGGTTACAATAGACGTTGCGGACAACAAGGAGCACGCAGAGAAGCTGGCCGAAGGAGATGGGGTTGGGATACGGATAATAGCGGTTCCCGACAAGAGCGTGTTCTATATCCACAACGGGGCGTTCATCCTTACCTACCGCTACATAAAGGCGACCCTCGCCGACATCAACGACCACATCGTGTGGAGCGGCTTCAAGGTCGTCGAAGACGGGGGAAGTTTGATCCAGGAGGACCTCTACGAGTACCTCGGAGGTGTCCTCATCAACCATATTAAGAACAACATGCTCGCAGGTCAGGACTACATATTCTGGCAGTTCTACAAGTGCGAGGAGTGCGGGAAGTACGTCGATGTCGAGAGCCTCGAGAGGCACCTGAAGGGGCACGGCATCAAGCACCACGAGAAGAGCGAGGAGCGCTACGAGGTCTTTGAGATAAACTTCAGGGACGGCAAGGTCTATGACAAGTACGGCAAGGAGGTTCCCATGAAGGAGTTCAGCGAGGAGGCCAGGGACTTCCTGGATGAAATCCTCGCTGGCAGCAGGATCACTGGAGAGTAG
- the uppS gene encoding polyprenyl diphosphate synthase, with the protein MLSRLLSHVPHVIFKPVYDMYEDYLLERVKGGRIPNHVAIIMDGNRRWARKLEKPPWYGHLFGSQKLEEILEWCRELGIRTLTVYAFSTENFKRTPEEVNALMGLFEEKFKELLTDERVHKYGIRVNVLGRKELLPENVRKAAEEAERATRKYSNYTLNIALAYGGRSEIADAVKDIVKDALTGKIKPEDVDEELIKEYLYYPNMPDPDIVIRTGGEERISNFLLYQIAYSELFFVDVYFPEFRKIDFLRIIREYQKRQRRFGR; encoded by the coding sequence ATGCTTTCCCGTCTTCTTTCCCATGTCCCCCACGTCATTTTCAAACCCGTCTACGACATGTACGAGGACTACCTCCTCGAGCGGGTTAAGGGAGGCCGCATACCCAACCACGTGGCCATAATAATGGACGGAAACCGGCGCTGGGCCAGGAAGCTCGAGAAGCCTCCATGGTACGGTCACCTCTTCGGCTCCCAGAAGCTCGAGGAGATACTCGAGTGGTGCCGTGAGCTGGGTATAAGGACGCTCACAGTTTACGCCTTCTCCACGGAGAACTTCAAGAGAACTCCCGAGGAAGTGAACGCCCTCATGGGTCTCTTTGAAGAGAAGTTCAAGGAACTCCTCACCGACGAGAGGGTGCACAAGTACGGCATCCGGGTTAACGTCCTGGGTAGGAAAGAGCTTCTCCCAGAGAACGTCAGGAAAGCCGCGGAGGAGGCAGAGAGGGCCACCAGAAAGTACTCCAACTACACGCTGAACATAGCCCTCGCCTACGGGGGAAGAAGCGAGATAGCAGATGCGGTCAAGGACATAGTGAAAGACGCCCTTACAGGAAAGATAAAGCCTGAGGACGTTGACGAGGAGCTCATAAAGGAGTACCTCTATTACCCGAACATGCCCGACCCGGACATCGTCATAAGAACCGGCGGGGAGGAGAGAATAAGCAACTTCCTCCTGTACCAGATCGCCTACAGCGAACTGTTCTTCGTCGATGTGTATTTCCCTGAGTTCAGGAAGATTGACTTCCTCAGAATAATACGCGAGTATCAAAAGCGCCAGAGGCGCTTTGGGAGGTAG